The following are encoded together in the Blastocatellia bacterium genome:
- a CDS encoding HAD family phosphatase, producing MKTPIIIFDLMDTIVVDPFYTLFPKYFNMPLKELYKIKNPNIWPLFEIGKVTEEEYFQQFFLPNSGHQLEDGETLKEAVFAAYSYIDEMEQLLAELKDLNFKLWIHSNYSFWFEEVRKRLSLDRFFQGYSVSYKTALRKPDPTAYQVTLSMIGLEAKNCIFIDDRAENIRAAKAVGLNAIQFINAKELKIELKQYIK from the coding sequence ATGAAAACTCCAATAATAATTTTTGATTTAATGGATACAATTGTAGTTGACCCTTTTTATACTTTATTTCCTAAGTATTTTAATATGCCATTAAAAGAACTTTATAAAATTAAAAATCCTAATATTTGGCCGTTATTTGAAATAGGAAAAGTTACTGAAGAAGAATATTTTCAACAATTCTTTTTGCCAAATTCAGGTCATCAACTAGAAGATGGAGAAACCCTAAAAGAAGCTGTTTTTGCTGCTTATAGCTATATTGATGAAATGGAACAACTTTTAGCAGAATTAAAAGACTTGAATTTTAAGCTTTGGATACATTCAAATTATTCATTTTGGTTTGAAGAAGTGCGTAAGCGTTTAAGCTTAGACCGATTTTTCCAAGGCTACTCGGTTTCCTATAAAACTGCTTTACGTAAACCTGACCCTACGGCTTATCAAGTAACTCTTTCAATGATTGGGCTTGAAGCCAAAAATTGCATTTTTATTGATGATCGAGCAGAAAATATTAGAGCAGCCAAAGCTGTTGGACTAAATGCTATTCAGTTTATAAATGCTAAAGAATTAAAGATAGAACTAAAACAATATATAAAGTAA
- a CDS encoding cytochrome c3 family protein: MKLNRTKIIKGALTLSFAFLSLLIFAYPKLSAAILDEFKEYPTGDKAKMILDDPEKKRSSAAGDKGITYFNHEHHAFPKRHPQYKDSCIVCHHTNSKNLTKAMEEGVRRCDDCHKTDDSTCEFEGTNDERKFKGLNALNAKDAYHGTDRDDPNFKLAGCINCHKERDIFPVGCNECHSSDKPEHYDE; the protein is encoded by the coding sequence ATGAAATTAAATCGAACCAAAATAATTAAAGGAGCATTGACATTAAGCTTTGCTTTTTTGTCACTCCTAATTTTCGCTTATCCTAAATTAAGTGCTGCTATTCTGGACGAATTTAAAGAATATCCAACAGGTGATAAAGCTAAAATGATTCTGGATGATCCAGAGAAAAAGCGTTCTTCGGCTGCTGGAGACAAAGGCATTACTTATTTTAACCATGAACACCACGCTTTCCCAAAACGCCATCCACAATATAAAGATTCTTGTATTGTGTGCCATCATACCAACAGCAAAAACCTCACCAAAGCAATGGAAGAAGGTGTACGTAGATGTGATGATTGCCATAAGACAGATGATTCAACTTGTGAATTTGAAGGCACAAATGATGAAAGAAAATTTAAAGGCTTAAACGCATTAAATGCTAAGGATGCCTATCATGGTACAGATAGAGACGATCCTAACTTTAAGTTAGCTGGTTGTATCAATTGCCACAAGGAAAGAGATATTTTCCCAGTTGGTTGTAATGAATGTCATAGTAGCGACAAACCTGAGCATTATGATGAGTAA
- the solA gene encoding N-methyl-L-tryptophan oxidase yields the protein MLKFDVIILGAGAMGSAAFYTLAQMGKKVLLLEQFEIAHSKASTHGESRIFRFAYTNLAYAELAFQCKDMWLKLEKDAKEKLLVTLGGIDFAEDNEDHHNVLAVKNALQALGRNYEELNHNQLTKRYPQFSFSESVKAVYSPDTGVINPTKAIKSMVQCAIKSSATIVDNEIVQEIIPSLDSVKIITSKNQYIADKLIITSGAWTNKLLRYFELNLPLQVSQEQTVYFRPLRNKNLFTSDKSPVWINYQKDIVYGIPSFDEIAIKVGFHHSGIYLNVDEYQQKPNQEIINNLREYLKKYIPDLAGESFGATTCLYTTTPDHDFIVDLMPNYPNIAIAAGFSGHGFKFAIGIGKALADLIIHNKTDMKIRHLAITRFLT from the coding sequence ATGTTGAAATTTGATGTTATTATTTTAGGTGCTGGTGCTATGGGTAGTGCTGCTTTTTACACTCTAGCCCAAATGGGTAAGAAAGTCCTTTTACTTGAACAGTTTGAGATTGCTCATAGCAAAGCAAGTACACATGGGGAGTCACGAATTTTTCGTTTTGCTTATACAAACCTAGCTTATGCAGAACTGGCTTTTCAATGTAAAGACATGTGGTTAAAACTAGAAAAAGATGCTAAGGAAAAACTTTTAGTTACTCTTGGGGGTATTGATTTTGCTGAAGACAATGAAGACCATCACAATGTCTTGGCTGTAAAAAATGCTTTGCAAGCCTTAGGCCGTAACTATGAAGAATTAAACCATAATCAATTAACAAAGCGTTATCCTCAATTTTCTTTTAGTGAGTCTGTAAAAGCTGTATATTCACCAGATACAGGAGTAATTAATCCAACTAAAGCTATAAAATCAATGGTGCAATGTGCTATAAAATCTAGTGCAACTATTGTAGATAATGAGATAGTGCAAGAAATTATCCCAAGCTTAGATAGCGTCAAAATAATTACTAGTAAAAATCAATATATTGCTGATAAGCTAATAATTACAAGTGGAGCATGGACTAATAAATTACTTAGATATTTTGAATTAAATTTACCTTTACAAGTTTCTCAAGAACAAACAGTTTATTTTCGACCGTTAAGAAATAAAAATTTATTTACTAGTGATAAATCGCCTGTTTGGATAAATTACCAAAAAGATATTGTCTATGGAATACCTTCTTTTGATGAAATAGCTATAAAAGTTGGGTTTCATCATAGTGGTATTTACTTAAATGTAGATGAATATCAACAAAAGCCAAATCAAGAAATAATTAACAATTTAAGAGAGTACTTAAAAAAATATATTCCTGATTTAGCTGGCGAATCTTTTGGTGCAACTACTTGTCTTTACACCACAACACCAGACCATGACTTTATTGTTGATTTAATGCCGAATTACCCAAATATTGCTATAGCAGCAGGTTTTAGCGGGCATGGATTTAAGTTTGCTATTGGTATTGGTAAAGCCTTAGCAGATTTAATTATTCATAATAAAACAGATATGAAAATAAGACATTTAGCAATCACTAGATTTTTAACTTAA
- a CDS encoding nucleotidyltransferase domain-containing protein: protein MSTVRKLKESGLISPPSFVPHNIHYETIMGSVAYGVSSDTSDMDVYGFCVPPKDMIFPHLAGEILGFGQQINRFEQYQQHHILDKSALAGAGRTYDITIYSIVKYFQLCMENNPNMIDSLFTPANCVLHITKLGNMVRENRKIFLHKGAWHKFKGYAYSQLHKMTTKDPIGQRKKIIESYGYDVKFAYHVVRLLNEVEQILIEGDIDLQRNREQLKSIRRGEWKESDIRDYFASKEKDLEKLYLESSLPYSPDEAKIKKLLLECLEEHYGNLSDAIITPDKATIALQEIQNILDKVKDLL, encoded by the coding sequence ATGAGTACTGTCCGTAAATTAAAAGAAAGCGGCTTGATTAGTCCACCTAGTTTTGTACCTCATAATATTCATTATGAAACCATTATGGGATCTGTTGCTTATGGAGTATCTTCTGATACTTCAGATATGGACGTTTATGGGTTTTGTGTCCCGCCTAAAGATATGATTTTCCCTCACTTAGCAGGGGAAATTCTTGGTTTTGGACAACAAATTAATAGATTTGAACAATACCAACAGCATCATATCTTAGATAAAAGTGCTTTAGCTGGTGCTGGCCGCACTTATGACATTACTATTTACTCAATTGTAAAATACTTTCAATTATGTATGGAAAATAATCCTAATATGATTGACTCGCTATTTACACCTGCTAATTGTGTACTACATATTACTAAGCTAGGAAATATGGTAAGAGAAAACCGAAAGATCTTCTTACATAAAGGTGCTTGGCATAAGTTTAAGGGTTATGCTTACTCTCAACTACATAAGATGACAACTAAAGATCCTATAGGTCAGCGTAAAAAAATCATTGAAAGCTATGGCTATGATGTTAAATTTGCTTATCATGTCGTTAGATTACTTAATGAAGTAGAACAGATCTTAATTGAAGGTGACATTGACCTACAACGCAACCGAGAACAACTAAAATCAATTCGGCGTGGTGAATGGAAGGAATCCGACATTAGAGACTATTTTGCTAGTAAAGAAAAAGACTTAGAAAAACTTTATTTAGAAAGCTCCCTTCCATATTCTCCTGACGAAGCAAAAATTAAAAAACTTCTGCTAGAATGTTTAGAAGAACATTATGGCAATTTATCAGACGCAATCATTACTCCTGATAAAGCAACAATAGCATTACAAGAAATCCAAAACATCTTGGATAAAGTAAAAGATTTGTTGTAA
- a CDS encoding transglutaminase family protein, with translation MLANSSNQEQLKLFALEALKAEPELDLGRAALLMAKCQYPKLDIEVYIAQFDEIAEIISSRLSTSSRNPLLIIKNINDYFFQELAFQGNKENYYDPRNSFLNEVLVRRLGIPISLSVIYMEVAKRLGLTIDGVGLPGHFLVKCKIEDQEIILDPFHQGKELSQSDCQTLLTTIYGSGIELKPSFFRAVSKKEILIRMLNNLKNIYISGNDPARALITLETLLILTPQALNEIKERGFVNYRLRKFSQAIKDIEFYLSHSPKTVETDNIRKLLNQIKLEFASLN, from the coding sequence ATGCTGGCTAACTCTAGCAACCAAGAACAACTTAAGCTATTTGCCTTAGAAGCCCTTAAAGCCGAACCTGAGTTAGATCTGGGCCGTGCTGCACTTCTTATGGCAAAATGTCAATATCCTAAACTAGATATAGAAGTTTATATTGCACAATTTGATGAAATTGCTGAAATTATCTCTAGTCGTCTTTCCACTTCTTCTAGAAATCCTCTTTTAATCATTAAAAATATTAATGATTATTTTTTTCAAGAACTTGCTTTTCAAGGAAATAAAGAAAATTATTATGACCCTAGAAATAGCTTCTTAAATGAAGTTTTAGTACGCCGCTTAGGTATTCCTATTAGTCTTTCTGTAATTTATATGGAAGTAGCAAAGCGTCTAGGCTTAACAATCGATGGAGTAGGTTTGCCAGGGCATTTTTTGGTAAAATGTAAAATCGAGGATCAAGAAATTATCCTAGATCCTTTTCATCAAGGTAAAGAGTTAAGTCAATCTGATTGCCAAACATTGCTTACAACTATTTACGGGTCTGGAATAGAGCTAAAGCCTAGCTTTTTTCGTGCTGTAAGCAAAAAAGAAATCCTTATTCGTATGCTTAACAACCTAAAAAATATTTATATCTCTGGCAATGACCCAGCCCGTGCCTTAATTACACTAGAAACCCTTTTAATACTTACCCCTCAAGCCTTAAATGAAATTAAAGAGCGGGGATTTGTAAATTATCGCTTAAGAAAATTTTCGCAAGCAATTAAAGACATAGAATTTTATTTAAGTCATAGTCCAAAAACTGTAGAAACTGACAATATCCGCAAACTCTTAAACCAAATAAAATTAGAGTTTGCATCCTTAAATTAA
- a CDS encoding serine/threonine protein kinase, producing the protein MKKCPKCQQKFEPGIVFCPSDGERLTNVEGIVKEDPLIGEVIDNKYLIEIKIAKGGTASVYRARHIQLDLLVALKVMHPHLTTDKTAVERFRREAFAAMHIRHPNAIAILDFSICSDGTVYVVTEFLSGISLRDRILQNHQFSLNEANEIIQQICAAVAIAHKRGIVHRDLKPDNIFLHQDQGQEVVKVLDFGIAKLGAEQPLNDFSGRLTRHGYVLGTPHYMSPEQCQDKEVDSRTDIYALGVVLYEMLTGKVPFNAKNYSAIVYQKVKENPPPMYEIRPDIHPLIDAVVRRALAKKPSERPESMLAFARELELAVRAITEDEFLNVFQNASEHELEAAILLAGEPARNITGHLRSNINLTSLAGIKTVKTSDLEQGLIVEITNNVVADNQSNVGLVDPNIKKEEIPDFEDKLKLAFEDLSSEKTLSDIAVEDESISPAAISELAEPPAILDELPDLRYDELLAFTEDAMTLLNQEMANLAKEMVMLLQIVVDDLGKNAPLDKVFFTELRSSVDALRAVMYHMQHFYDRS; encoded by the coding sequence ATGAAAAAATGTCCTAAATGCCAACAAAAATTTGAACCAGGAATAGTTTTCTGTCCATCGGATGGAGAGCGTTTAACTAATGTTGAAGGAATAGTTAAAGAAGATCCATTAATTGGCGAAGTTATTGATAATAAATACTTGATTGAAATCAAAATAGCTAAAGGTGGGACAGCCTCTGTATATCGAGCTAGACATATTCAATTAGACTTGTTAGTTGCCTTAAAGGTAATGCACCCGCATTTAACAACAGATAAAACTGCTGTAGAACGGTTTCGACGGGAAGCCTTTGCAGCAATGCACATTCGTCATCCTAATGCTATTGCAATTTTAGATTTCTCTATATGCTCTGATGGTACAGTGTATGTTGTTACAGAGTTTCTTTCTGGTATTTCTTTAAGAGATCGTATTTTGCAAAACCATCAATTCTCCTTAAATGAAGCTAATGAAATTATCCAGCAGATTTGTGCTGCTGTAGCAATAGCACATAAAAGAGGTATTGTTCATCGGGACTTAAAACCAGATAATATTTTTCTTCATCAAGACCAAGGACAAGAAGTTGTTAAGGTTTTAGATTTTGGTATTGCTAAATTAGGTGCAGAACAACCATTAAATGATTTTTCTGGACGACTAACTAGACATGGTTATGTGCTTGGCACTCCACATTATATGTCGCCTGAACAATGCCAAGATAAAGAAGTAGATTCACGAACTGATATTTATGCTTTAGGTGTAGTGCTTTATGAAATGCTTACAGGGAAAGTTCCTTTTAATGCTAAAAATTATTCTGCAATTGTTTATCAAAAAGTTAAAGAAAACCCACCTCCAATGTATGAAATCCGGCCAGATATTCATCCATTAATTGATGCTGTAGTACGTCGGGCATTAGCAAAAAAACCTAGTGAACGCCCAGAATCTATGCTGGCTTTTGCTAGAGAACTAGAACTAGCCGTTAGAGCTATAACAGAAGATGAATTCCTAAATGTTTTTCAAAATGCAAGTGAACATGAATTAGAGGCAGCAATTTTACTGGCTGGAGAACCTGCAAGAAATATAACAGGACACTTAAGAAGCAATATTAACCTTACTAGTTTGGCAGGAATAAAAACTGTCAAAACCTCAGATCTAGAACAAGGTCTAATAGTAGAAATTACAAATAATGTAGTTGCTGATAATCAATCAAATGTTGGATTAGTAGACCCAAATATTAAAAAAGAAGAAATACCAGATTTTGAAGACAAATTAAAATTAGCTTTTGAAGATTTATCATCAGAGAAAACATTAAGTGATATTGCCGTAGAAGATGAATCCATAAGCCCTGCTGCTATAAGTGAATTAGCCGAACCTCCTGCTATATTAGATGAGTTGCCTGACTTACGTTATGATGAGCTTTTAGCTTTTACAGAAGATGCTATGACTTTACTTAATCAAGAAATGGCAAATTTAGCTAAAGAAATGGTTATGTTGCTTCAAATTGTGGTAGATGACTTAGGAAAAAATGCTCCTTTAGACAAAGTATTTTTTACTGAATTACGTAGTAGCGTAGATGCACTAAGAGCCGTCATGTATCATATGCAGCATTTTTATGATAGATCTTAG
- a CDS encoding ThiF family adenylyltransferase, with the protein MVSAQFFHEQLYRSQTTIEKFQQFPITICGAGALGANLCETLARVGFTQLKVIDRDRVEERNLSTQPFYRSDIGTQKAKTLANNLYRALLVKVEGRAEELTTNNCTKLLNGSRLVIDVFDNSPSRQVVKDFCEQAKINCLHVGLAGDYAEVIWNEVYKVPSPNQDDICDYPLARNLVMLAVALASETIISFVDKGDKNNFTITLGDFAIKPYLFTANNT; encoded by the coding sequence ATGGTTTCAGCACAATTTTTTCATGAACAGCTTTATCGCAGTCAAACAACAATAGAAAAATTCCAGCAATTTCCAATTACAATTTGTGGTGCTGGAGCCTTAGGAGCCAACCTTTGCGAAACTCTTGCAAGGGTTGGTTTTACTCAATTAAAAGTTATTGACCGTGATAGGGTTGAGGAACGAAATCTTTCTACCCAACCCTTTTATCGCTCAGATATTGGCACGCAGAAGGCTAAAACTTTAGCAAATAATCTTTATCGGGCCTTATTGGTTAAAGTAGAAGGCCGAGCAGAGGAGCTAACTACCAATAATTGCACTAAATTACTAAATGGTAGCAGGCTAGTAATTGATGTTTTTGATAATAGCCCATCGCGTCAAGTGGTAAAAGATTTCTGCGAGCAAGCTAAAATTAACTGTTTGCACGTTGGTTTAGCTGGCGATTATGCAGAAGTTATTTGGAATGAAGTTTATAAAGTCCCATCCCCAAACCAGGATGATATTTGTGATTACCCATTAGCAAGAAATTTAGTAATGCTTGCTGTGGCACTAGCAAGTGAAACAATAATTTCTTTTGTTGATAAAGGCGATAAAAATAACTTTACAATTACTCTAGGTGATTTTGCTATTAAACCCTATTTATTTACAGCAAATAATACGTAG
- a CDS encoding VWA domain-containing protein, whose product MKTKKTFFLTIALILSITLLGFSQNPPVLPNDQDENTPLVKITTDLVQMDVVVTDKKGNQITDLKAEDFEISEDGIAQKITNFSYVSIKDKPTVKNTNPQVALPKNLRVPLSQLSFNQARRTIAIVIDDLGLSFENTTYVRSILKDFVNKEMQEGDLIAIIYTGGGNGILQQFTYDKTQLLASIDQLKFNLYGRAGTSNFDPVTQKDPAGPAGLIGNGTGRGNNSVRTPSINLAQGQAGNPFADIENARNQSITVGSLGTLRLVVQNLKSLPGRKSILLLSDGFPVFNDLSSNPDSVNNTLVQKALGELIDQANRAALSIYTISTRGPRLFGLNAADNLGTSNPFENSNSQLQSNITNSSEERRGISLRSEDGLRILADATGGDFSVDINLNIKRALEDQNGYYLIGYSPEKSSNTPNELRKLKIKLKDKKFTVRTRKAFYSAPVESVFTPSRSDQLLEAIFSPFGLADIDLKLISLYSQDKNGQFFRAVLHIDTKALNFVKEEDFNKATFDILAITYGEDGQIVDKVNRTHNIKARGETYEQMLNKGFVYLLDVPTKRLEPTNYVLQFVTLILKNLVLLANM is encoded by the coding sequence ATGAAAACTAAAAAAACTTTCTTTCTAACAATCGCTTTAATTTTATCAATAACATTACTAGGGTTTTCTCAAAACCCTCCCGTCTTACCAAATGATCAAGATGAAAACACTCCATTAGTCAAAATTACCACCGATTTAGTACAAATGGATGTAGTAGTTACAGATAAAAAAGGCAATCAAATCACAGACTTAAAAGCAGAAGATTTTGAAATATCAGAAGACGGTATAGCACAAAAAATTACTAATTTTTCCTATGTATCAATAAAAGACAAACCTACGGTTAAAAACACTAATCCACAAGTAGCACTGCCTAAAAATCTTAGGGTTCCTCTTTCGCAACTTTCCTTTAACCAAGCACGACGAACCATTGCCATTGTAATAGATGACTTGGGGCTTTCTTTTGAAAATACTACTTATGTGCGATCTATATTAAAAGATTTTGTTAACAAAGAAATGCAGGAAGGTGATTTAATTGCAATTATTTATACTGGTGGCGGCAATGGTATCTTACAACAATTTACCTACGATAAAACCCAGTTATTAGCATCAATAGATCAGCTAAAATTTAACTTATATGGGCGTGCAGGAACCAGTAACTTTGATCCTGTTACACAAAAAGACCCTGCTGGCCCTGCTGGACTTATTGGCAATGGGACTGGGCGCGGCAATAATAGTGTCAGAACTCCTAGTATTAACTTAGCACAAGGTCAAGCAGGCAATCCATTTGCAGATATAGAAAATGCCCGAAACCAATCTATAACCGTTGGTTCACTTGGCACACTTAGGTTAGTAGTACAAAACTTAAAGTCATTGCCTGGTCGTAAATCTATCTTACTTTTATCAGACGGTTTCCCAGTATTTAATGATTTAAGTAGCAATCCAGATAGTGTTAATAATACATTGGTTCAAAAAGCTTTAGGTGAATTAATTGATCAAGCAAACCGAGCAGCATTATCAATTTATACAATTAGCACACGTGGCCCACGACTTTTTGGATTAAATGCAGCAGATAATCTTGGCACTTCTAACCCTTTTGAAAACAGCAATTCACAGTTACAAAGTAATATTACTAATTCATCAGAAGAGCGCAGAGGCATTTCTCTTAGAAGTGAAGATGGATTAAGAATCTTAGCTGATGCTACAGGTGGAGACTTTTCTGTTGATATTAACCTAAATATTAAGCGTGCATTAGAAGATCAAAATGGTTATTACCTAATAGGGTATTCTCCAGAAAAATCCAGTAATACGCCTAATGAATTAAGAAAATTAAAAATTAAACTAAAAGATAAAAAATTTACTGTTCGCACTCGTAAAGCTTTTTATTCTGCGCCTGTAGAATCTGTTTTTACTCCATCACGTAGCGATCAGTTACTAGAAGCTATTTTTTCTCCATTTGGTCTAGCAGATATTGACTTAAAACTTATATCACTTTATAGCCAAGATAAAAATGGGCAATTTTTCCGTGCTGTATTACATATTGATACTAAAGCACTTAACTTTGTAAAAGAAGAAGACTTTAATAAAGCCACTTTTGATATTTTGGCTATAACTTATGGTGAGGATGGTCAAATAGTTGACAAAGTAAATCGTACACATAACATTAAAGCTCGTGGTGAAACTTATGAACAAATGCTAAATAAAGGATTTGTTTATCTTTTAGATGTGCCTACAAAAAGGCTGGAGCCTACCAACTACGTGTTGCAATTCGTGACGTTAATTCTAAAAAACTTGGTTCTATTAGCCAATATGTAG
- a CDS encoding menaquinone biosynthesis decarboxylase translates to MAYDDIRDFIKALEKAGELKRISLEVSPLLEISEITDRVCKKGGPALLFEKVKGHQMPVLINAFGSRRRMEIALEVSGYKEIADRVTELLDFKSPQGFIEKIKMLPKLAELGRFFPKIVRSGPCKEVIQKDNFSLYDLPVLQCWPSDGGRFITLPMVFSRNPLTGKRNCGMYRMQVLDERTTAMHWQLHKHGASHFREHSKRSSQPMPVAVAIGSEPITTFAATLPLPDDLDEMLFAGFLRSSAVEMVKCETNDLEVPASAEIVLEGYVDPNDMRIEGPFGDHTGFYTPKELYPAFHVTAITRRKDPIYSTIIVGRPPMEDCYLGEAIEHIFLPLFQRQFPEVVDMHMPFEGVFHNLMIVSIRKAYPGHARKIMSAVWGLGQAMFTKCIIVVDEGVPVRDPSYVLWYVLNNIDPERDIQFTMGPIDVLDHASRLPAYGSKMGIDATRKWAAEGFTRDWPEQLEMSEEIKKLVDSKWADLRL, encoded by the coding sequence ATGGCTTACGATGATATAAGAGATTTTATTAAAGCGTTAGAAAAAGCAGGTGAACTAAAACGAATTTCTTTAGAAGTTTCACCACTACTAGAAATTTCTGAAATAACCGACAGAGTTTGTAAAAAAGGTGGCCCAGCACTTTTATTTGAAAAGGTAAAAGGTCATCAAATGCCAGTGCTAATTAATGCTTTTGGCAGTCGCCGACGAATGGAAATAGCTTTAGAAGTTAGTGGTTATAAAGAAATAGCTGATCGAGTTACTGAATTACTAGATTTTAAGTCGCCACAAGGGTTTATTGAAAAAATAAAAATGCTACCTAAATTAGCCGAATTAGGGCGATTTTTTCCAAAAATAGTACGTTCTGGCCCTTGTAAAGAAGTAATACAAAAAGATAACTTTTCTTTATATGATTTACCTGTCCTGCAATGCTGGCCGAGCGATGGAGGCCGATTTATTACTTTACCAATGGTATTTTCACGTAATCCGCTGACAGGGAAACGTAATTGTGGAATGTATCGGATGCAGGTTTTAGATGAACGGACTACGGCTATGCACTGGCAATTACATAAACATGGTGCTAGCCATTTTCGTGAGCATAGCAAACGAAGCAGCCAACCAATGCCAGTTGCAGTAGCAATTGGAAGTGAGCCTATTACAACTTTTGCTGCTACCTTGCCTTTACCTGATGATTTAGATGAAATGTTGTTTGCTGGGTTTTTGCGTTCAAGTGCTGTAGAGATGGTTAAATGTGAAACTAATGATTTAGAAGTACCAGCATCAGCCGAAATTGTGCTAGAAGGCTATGTTGACCCAAATGATATGAGAATAGAAGGGCCTTTTGGCGACCACACCGGCTTTTATACCCCAAAAGAACTTTATCCAGCTTTTCATGTGACAGCAATAACTAGACGTAAAGACCCCATTTATTCAACTATAATTGTTGGTCGTCCACCAATGGAAGATTGCTATCTTGGGGAAGCAATTGAACATATCTTTTTGCCCCTTTTCCAACGCCAATTTCCTGAAGTTGTAGATATGCACATGCCTTTTGAAGGGGTATTTCATAATTTAATGATTGTTTCTATTCGCAAAGCTTACCCAGGACATGCTCGTAAGATAATGAGTGCTGTTTGGGGACTAGGCCAAGCAATGTTTACTAAGTGCATTATTGTAGTTGATGAGGGTGTTCCAGTACGTGATCCTAGTTATGTACTTTGGTATGTACTTAATAATATTGATCCTGAACGAGATATACAATTTACTATGGGCCCAATAGATGTACTTGACCATGCTTCTCGATTGCCTGCTTATGGTTCAAAAATGGGAATTGATGCTACTCGTAAATGGGCAGCAGAAGGTTTTACCAGAGACTGGCCCGAGCAACTAGAAATGAGCGAAGAAATTAAAAAATTAGTAGATTCTAAATGGGCAGATTTGAGGTTATAA